Genomic window (Microbacterium oxydans):
TACGCGTCGGAGACCACGTCGACGGCTTCGGCCACCGGCGTGGACTACGTGTCGAAGCTGACCGGGATCGACGTCACCGTGCGCAGCAGCATCCGGGTCGCGAAAGACGGAACCATCGGGTTCGAGGTCACGGCCGTCGACGGAACCGCGACCGTGACCACGCTCGGTCTCCCGGACAACGCCTTCCTCTCCGCGAGCGCCGCGGATGCCGGGTCGGCACTCGACCGGACGGTGATCAGCCCCGACAGCACGAAGAACGCCGACGAGCACATCGCCGTGAACGCGTCGACGGCGACCGGACAGAAGGGGGCGGCCTTCGCCTTCCTCGGCAACGGCGCGCTCGTCGGCAGCGTGATCACCAACGCGACGACCCAGGCATCCGGGGGCACCGCCTCCTGGAACACGCGCCTGACCACGCGGGTGACCGAGGCGGCGGGACGCACGGCGGAGATCGGTTCCAGCGCGTGGCTGATCCATCCGACCACCGCCGTGGACAGCCGGGTGACCACGTACGCCCTGCCGAAGGTCACGGTTCTCCTCGCCGCCGATCGGAACGGCGACGACTCGGTCGACTGGCAGGACGCGGCGATCCGGTACCGCGAAGTCGACACCCCGCGTCTCGGCGCCGATCGGGTGGCCGAGCGCGTGGTCAGCCGTATCCCCTTCAACTTCGCCTCCAGCGCCACGAACTACTTCGACCTGGTGCTCGACAACACCAAGCGGATCGCGAACCAGACCGACGGTCTCGGACAGTGGGTGCTCAACAAGGGCTACGGCAGCGAGGGCCACGACTCGGCGAACACCGACTACGGCGGGAACTACAACGAGCGCGCCGGCGGCCTCTCCGACCTCAACAACCTCGTCGACGAGGGCGCGAAGCTCAACGCCGACATGAGCGTGCACGTCAACGCCACGGAGATGTACCCGCAGGCGAACGCGTTCGACTCCGCGATCATCGACGGTGCCGCCCCCTACAAGCCGGGGTGGAACTGGCTCGACCAGTCGTACTACATCAACCAGCAGGCCGACCTCGGCACCGGGCGGGTGCTCGATCGCTTCCAGCAGCTGCGCGACGAGGTGCCCGGCCTCAGCGGCGTCTACATCGACGTGTACTACTCCAACGGCTGGGTCGCCGAGGAGCTCGCGGACGAGCTGAACGGCATGGACCTCGAGGTCGCGACCGAGTGGGGTGACAAGTTCGTCGACAGCACGGTCTGGTCGCACTGGCCGAACGACCTGGCGTACGGCGGGAAGGAAAACAAGGGCATCAACTCCACCATGGTGCGCTTCATCCAGAACGGGCAGGCCGACGTCTGGAACGACGACGCCCTGCTCGGACAGCAGCGGCTGATCGACGCCGAGGGCTGGGTCGGCAACCGCAACTGGGACGGCTTCGTCGACAACATCTGGAAGCAGAGCCTGCCCACCAAGTTCCTCCAGCACTTCGACCTGCTCACGTACCGGGCAGGCGCCGAGGCGACGCTGACGGATGACGTGGCGGTGCGCATGGACGGGAGCACCAGAGTCGTCACGATGGACGGGGCGACGGTGCTGCGCGGCGACTCGTACCTGCTGCCGTGGCAGTCGCTGGACTCGAATGAGGACTCCGGCTCGCCGGTCGACGCCGACAAGATGTACTTCTACTCCGCAACGGGAGGCGAGAAGACGTTCGGTCTCACCGACGCCTTCCGCGGCAACACCGCCTTCGACGTCTTCGAGCTCGGTGACCAGGGGCGCGTCAAGGTCGGCACGGCCGACGCGACCGGCGGCGAGCTCACACTCAGCGGTGACAAGGGCACGGCCTACGTCGTGGTGCCGCAGGGCGGCGCCCAGCGCGCAGCCGTCGAGTACCACGACGCCGGCCTCGACGACCCGGGGTTCAACTCCGGTTCGCTCGATGTGTGGAACCCCCGGGGCGATGTGACGATCGAGCGCACCGACCTCGGCAGCGCGAAGAACGAGTCGCGCGGCGACAACATCGCCGTGTTCGGTGCAGCCGCGTCGTCGATCTCCCAGCGGGTGACCGGGCTGGAGCCGGGCGAGCGATACGCCTTCTCCGCACAGGTGCAGATCGATCCGACCGCGACCCGCGACGTGAGCGTCTCGGTCGATACCGGCTCAGGTGCCGCCACCCGCACGTGGAACCTCTCCCCGACGTACAACTACATGCGCGCCGATTCCAAGGCGGGCCAGTACTACCAGCGCGGTTCGACCTCGTTCCTGGCTCCGGCATCCGGCGAGGTCACGGTGTCGATCGGTGCGGTCGCGGGGGAGTCGAAGGTCCGCATCGACAACGCCCGTGTCGCGGCCGACACCACGTCGCCGTTGGCGGCCGGCACGGTGTACTCGAACGACTTCGAGGGCGACGAGGCGGGCTGGGGGCCGTTCGTGAAGGGCGACGCCAACGGCATCGACGACCCGCGCACGAGCATCTCCCGTCGTCACGACCCGTACGCGAGCAGTGACTGGCGCAACACCGCCAAGCCGTTCGATGCGGGGCCGCTGGCCGGGCTCGCGGTGGACACGACGCTGACCGGCGACCACTCGCTCATGTCGCACTCCGAGAACAACGGGGTCGTCTACCGCACCGATCCGACGCTCGTCCCGCTGCAGGCCGGGCACTCCTACCGCATCGGCTTCGACTACCAGGTCGGCGCGAGCGGGGCGTACCGCTGGTTCACCGGGACGGATGCCGTTGCGGGTGGCAAGGTCACCTCGACCACGCTCAGCCGCACCGGGATCACGCAGGCGCTGGAGACGGCCGAGTTCTCGCAGGACGTGATCGTCGGATGCGGCGACTACACCTGGGTCGGCCTCGAGCGGGTCGGCGGACCGGACGTGGACTTCGTGTTGGACGACTTCACCGTCACCGACCTCGGCCCCACGACCGGCGGCACGCCCTGCGCGACCGTCTCCGGCGAAGCAGGCGTCCTGAGCCCGGGTGCGCAGACCGCGTTCACGACCACCTTCACCAACAGCGAGTCCCTCGCCGTCGAGAACATCGGCGTGCAGCTCGAGGTGCCGGAGGGCTATGTGGTCGAGGTCGCCGACGGCTCGTCGAACCTGTTCGCGGAGGTCGCGGCCGGTGACAGCGTGAAGACCACCTGGCTGGTCACCGCGCCCGCGGCGGCCGCCGGCTCGACCGTCGGGATCGGGATCGCCGCGACGTACCTCGCGGACTGCGATGTGCGCACGGTCACCACGACGCAGGAGGTGTCGGTGTCGAAGCGAGCCCGCATCCCCAACGCGCAGATCTCCGCAGCGGCGAGCTCCGAGGAGACGTCGGGCGAAGACGGCGCGGCCGCGAACATGCTCGACGGCAACGCCGGCACGTTCTGGCACAGCCGGTGGAGTTCGGCCGCCACGTCGTATCCGCACGTGCTGACATTCGACCTCGGTGCTGCCGAGCAGGTCGACGGCATCTCGTACCTGCGCCGCGGCGCCAACCAGAACGGACCGATCAAGGGGTACGAGGTCGCGGTGTCGACCGACGGACAGGCGTACACACCCGTCGCCTCGGGTGAGTGGAAGAACGTCGCCGAGTGGCAGGACGTGGACTTCGCGGAGACCACGGCTCGCTACATCCGGGTCACCGCCACGTCGTCGATCTCGGGCACGCAGTTCGCCGCCGTCGCCGAGATGGCCGTGTACGGCTCGTCGGCCGCGCAGGGCGGGCATGCCGCCGAGAAGCGTCCGGCCGATGACCTGAGCGCATGCAACCCGGAGATCGACCCGAAGCTCGGGCTCGATGCCGACTCGGTGCGCGCCGGGGAGACGGTGGGCATGGCGCTCACCGGCTTCGCGCCGCGATCGACCGTCTCGGTGTGGCTCGACGACGTCAAGCTGACGGATGCCGCGGTCGACGCGAAGGGTGCCTTGACCACACGTCTGCTGATCCCGGCGAATGCCTCGGTGGGGAAGCATCGCGTGATCGTGCAGGACGCGTCGAACGCCGAACTCGCCAGCGCGCCGTTGAAGGTCAAGAAGGCGAAGCCGGGGAAGAAGGCGACCGTCACGGCATCCATCGGCTCGGTCGTCGCCGGGTCGAGCGTGACCGTGCAGCTGAGCGGATTCGAGCGTGACGCGCTGGTGCAGCTGTGGCTGCACTCCGAGCCGGTGCGCCTCGGTGAGGTGACCGTCTCGGCCGACGGCGATGCCGTGGCGACCGTCACGATCCCGGCGGCGACGCCGGCGGGTGCGCATGCGCTCGTCGCGACGGACGCCCTGGGCGTCGAGCTGGCGAGGGGTGACCTCGCGGTCACGGCGGCGCCCGGGACCGGGAGCGGGGGAGACCTCGCGACGACCGGCGTCGACGGAGCCGTCTGGGCAGGGGCGGCGCTCGCGGCCCTGGCCGCGATGGGCCTCGGCCTGACCCTGTGGATGCGGAGACGCCGCCACAGCTGACCCGCTGACGCAGAACGGCCCGGAGGATCCTCCTCCGGGCCGTTCCGCGTCCCCCGCCCCCCACCGCGTCCCCCGCGCTGCTGTCGAGAGCACGGGACCTCGCCGAGTGCACGGGCTGTCTCCGTGTGCGTGCCGTGCACTCGTCGACACCCCGTGCACTCGCGGAGCTTCGTGCCCAGAGCTTCGTGCGCCCGGGCTCCGGTGGCGCGGGGTATGCCCGTGAGGCTGCCGGGCGTCTTCACGGTCGTCGAGAGCACGACACCTCGGCGAACGCACGGCGGGTCCCCGTGATTGTCCCGTGCACTCGCGGACACCCCGTGCACTCG
Coding sequences:
- a CDS encoding endo-alpha-N-acetylgalactosaminidase family protein encodes the protein MSKPSRPPRAAVALSSVLATALAFGGMLAQAPSAQAADLIPVPKTDYRLHAVSSESDPYPAPPSLDGTALGAFDGDFATQWTSRYAASAPFPHWIVVDLQRSLSVKALDYSVKRGQGVAAKTVEVYVTDDADVARTSPADGGWGAAAGAATLHAPTANDEKQRITLDTAKDGRYVALLVIDAQGTTGGGAGEIEVLSDEQLPPIVTEPEVPDTDETVEIADGGTTAVVSTEFPRIAAYRLGSESIGGQRTSAKTWSVNGATYASETTSTASATGVDYVSKLTGIDVTVRSSIRVAKDGTIGFEVTAVDGTATVTTLGLPDNAFLSASAADAGSALDRTVISPDSTKNADEHIAVNASTATGQKGAAFAFLGNGALVGSVITNATTQASGGTASWNTRLTTRVTEAAGRTAEIGSSAWLIHPTTAVDSRVTTYALPKVTVLLAADRNGDDSVDWQDAAIRYREVDTPRLGADRVAERVVSRIPFNFASSATNYFDLVLDNTKRIANQTDGLGQWVLNKGYGSEGHDSANTDYGGNYNERAGGLSDLNNLVDEGAKLNADMSVHVNATEMYPQANAFDSAIIDGAAPYKPGWNWLDQSYYINQQADLGTGRVLDRFQQLRDEVPGLSGVYIDVYYSNGWVAEELADELNGMDLEVATEWGDKFVDSTVWSHWPNDLAYGGKENKGINSTMVRFIQNGQADVWNDDALLGQQRLIDAEGWVGNRNWDGFVDNIWKQSLPTKFLQHFDLLTYRAGAEATLTDDVAVRMDGSTRVVTMDGATVLRGDSYLLPWQSLDSNEDSGSPVDADKMYFYSATGGEKTFGLTDAFRGNTAFDVFELGDQGRVKVGTADATGGELTLSGDKGTAYVVVPQGGAQRAAVEYHDAGLDDPGFNSGSLDVWNPRGDVTIERTDLGSAKNESRGDNIAVFGAAASSISQRVTGLEPGERYAFSAQVQIDPTATRDVSVSVDTGSGAATRTWNLSPTYNYMRADSKAGQYYQRGSTSFLAPASGEVTVSIGAVAGESKVRIDNARVAADTTSPLAAGTVYSNDFEGDEAGWGPFVKGDANGIDDPRTSISRRHDPYASSDWRNTAKPFDAGPLAGLAVDTTLTGDHSLMSHSENNGVVYRTDPTLVPLQAGHSYRIGFDYQVGASGAYRWFTGTDAVAGGKVTSTTLSRTGITQALETAEFSQDVIVGCGDYTWVGLERVGGPDVDFVLDDFTVTDLGPTTGGTPCATVSGEAGVLSPGAQTAFTTTFTNSESLAVENIGVQLEVPEGYVVEVADGSSNLFAEVAAGDSVKTTWLVTAPAAAAGSTVGIGIAATYLADCDVRTVTTTQEVSVSKRARIPNAQISAAASSEETSGEDGAAANMLDGNAGTFWHSRWSSAATSYPHVLTFDLGAAEQVDGISYLRRGANQNGPIKGYEVAVSTDGQAYTPVASGEWKNVAEWQDVDFAETTARYIRVTATSSISGTQFAAVAEMAVYGSSAAQGGHAAEKRPADDLSACNPEIDPKLGLDADSVRAGETVGMALTGFAPRSTVSVWLDDVKLTDAAVDAKGALTTRLLIPANASVGKHRVIVQDASNAELASAPLKVKKAKPGKKATVTASIGSVVAGSSVTVQLSGFERDALVQLWLHSEPVRLGEVTVSADGDAVATVTIPAATPAGAHALVATDALGVELARGDLAVTAAPGTGSGGDLATTGVDGAVWAGAALAALAAMGLGLTLWMRRRRHS